From Lolium perenne isolate Kyuss_39 chromosome 5, Kyuss_2.0, whole genome shotgun sequence, a single genomic window includes:
- the LOC127302853 gene encoding uncharacterized protein, translating into MGKQQPPAAMSAPAPGRRKRKKKGRPSLLDIQKRTLRLQKLQQEEEESKARQQRRTSTRRNPAPDDADSGDDDSDDDDHRRDKKLRLVVGLHDGSASKGEKRRIATDGRQEPSDSGPTTPLPDKKLLVFILDRLQKKDTYGVFSEPVDDEELPDYRDIVKHPMDFSTLRKKLDKGAYANLEQFEDDVFLITSNAMCYNSPDTVYYRQARAIQEVAKKDFENLRQDSDASEPEPEPLPELEPKPQRRRGRPPKNTVQPKVERPPAEHPTTDFSRSTLATAGNTGLHAHLGFDIQQRIADVLKASFGNRSSEHSWSSGRKLESAEDYSGSGSKCSGKMGKNPALVEDSRRTTYYQHQPSSSIYELPSSYNGTRKLLVPIGVQLQQSYPRSLARFAAQLGPLGWEVASKRIEQAIPPGMMFGRGWVGDDESPNTLKPPVPTSLSTSVTPPTSTASEQQTVVDPASAIRSAGPHPHVAPYASTGTRTDSQALSSMQCGSLTQVSADRGEHTVEMKSSHNVQEWPAKHQTINGFNAVPGSVMFAPTAQLVADADTYR; encoded by the exons ATGGGCAAGCAGCAGCCGCCGGCGGCGATGTCGGCGCCTGCGCCTGGCCGCCGGAAGCGGAAGAAGAAGGGCCGCCCCTCCCTGCTCGACATCCAGAAGCGCACCCTCCGCCTCCAGAAgctgcagcaggaggaggaggagtccaaGGCTCGGCAGCAGCGCCGGACCTCCACGCGCCGGAACCCCGCCCCGGACGACGCCGACTCGGGAGACGACGACTCGGACGACGACGACCACCGCCGCGACAAGAAGCTCCGCCTCGTCGTCGGCCTCCACGACGGATCAGCATCCAAG GGAGAAAAGAGGAGGATAGCGACGGATGGGCGTCAAG AGCCGTCAGATTCCGGCCCCACCACGCCCCTGCCGGACAAAAAGTTACTGGTCTTTATCCTTGATAGGCTGCAGAA GAAGGACACCTATGGCGTGTTCTCGGAGCCGGTTGATGATGAAGAG CTGCCCGACTACAGAGATATTGTCAAGCACCCAATGGATTTTTCGACTCTTCGGAAGAAGCTTGATAAGGGAGCATATGCCAACTTGGAGCAATTCGAG GACGATGTGTTCTTGATAACATCAAACGCGATGTGCTACAATTCACCAGACACAGTATACTATCGACAG GCACGGGCTATTCAAGAGGTTGCTAAGAAGGACTTTGAGAATCTTAGGCAAGATAGTGATGCCAGTGAACCAGAACCAGAACCATTACCAGAACTGGAACCAAAACCACAACGTCGCAGGGGTAGGCCTCCAAAGAACACTGTGCAGCCGAAAGTTGAGAGGCCACCCGCAGAACATCCTACTACAGACTTTTCTAGGTCCACACTCGCTACTGCTGGAAATACCGGACTTCATGCACACTTGGGGTTTGATATACAACAGAGGATTGCAGATGTACTGAAAGCTTCTTTTGGCAATAGAAGCAGTGAGCACAGTTGGTCCAGCGGGCGCAAATTGGAAAGCGCTGAAGATTACTCAG GGTCTGGGAGTAAATGTTCAGGAAAAATGGGGAAGAACCCAGCTCTGGTAGAAGATAGTCGCCGAACTACATATTATCAGCACCAACCATCCAGTTCAATATATGAGCTGCCAAGCTCATACAACGGGACAAGGAAGCTTCTTGTACCA ATCGGGGTTCAGTTGCAGCAGTCCTAtccccgcagtctggcacgttttGCTGCACAGCTTGGCCCTCTTGGCTGGGAAGTTGCATCGAAGCGAATTGAACAGGCCATTCCTCCTGGAATGATGTTTGGTCGCGGGTGGGTAGGAGATGATGAATCACCAAACACACTTAAGCCACCTGTACCGACTTCACTATCGACATCAGTAACACCACCAACCAGCACAGCGAGTGAACAGCAAACTGTTGTTGATCCTGCCAGCGCAATCCGTTCAGCAGGGCCTCATCCGCACGTCGCTCCATATGCTTCTACCGGGACCAGGACCGATTCTCAAGCACTATCAAGCATGCAGTGTGGATCATTGACACAGGTTTCAGCAGACCGAGGCGAACACACTGTCGAGATGAAGAGCAGCCATAATGTTCAGGAATGGCCTGCAAAGCACCAAACCATCAATGGTTTTAATGCTGTGCCAG GATCGGTCATGTTTGCACCTACCGCACAACTGGTTGCGGATGCAGACACATACCGCTGA